Proteins encoded by one window of Eremothecium cymbalariae DBVPG#7215 chromosome 1, complete sequence:
- the SLM5 gene encoding asparagine--tRNA ligase SLM5 (similar to Ashbya gossypii AEL054C): MFPYSRRFLSSCLNARSTRSIRELLQIKEVPVSPIEVKGWIKSFRALKKVSFIDLYDGTTNETLKVVIPITACPEVQGKPSLKTGQSVVIKNAHWKWTPNREQSFELSCSRDDVEILGEVGGDFPLQKKYVSLKQLRKWPLWKHRTTYLASLLRFRSYIETELTKILSNESFFKVQPPILTGSDCEGGGELFYVESNDSRITPGASKMKYFGQDTYLTVSTQLHLEVLALAMRNVWTLSPCFRAEKSDTNRHLSEFWMLEAEMCFVDDVRVLTQFVEDIIKNLVRSLLLQQNQLLPQLVPEEGADATEEVIKQWNSLINDKWTTITYTEAIELLVQRHSGEPFNHIPRWGNALQAEHEKWLSGTKFGGPVFVIDYPKDCKAFYMKVNSDNKTVACFDLLVPDMGEVVGGSVREDDYRRLIAEMEARKMNIQELYWYTELRKHGSVPHSGFGLGMERLVSWLYGNHNIRDAVPFHRAARSTIHL; encoded by the coding sequence ATGTTTCCATATTCAAGGCGTTTTTTATCATCCTGTTTAAACGCTAGGTCCACTAGATCGATTCGCGAATTATTGCAAATCAAAGAGGTACCCGTTAGTCCAATCGAGGTGAAAGGATGGATCAAATCTTTCCGCGCTTTAAAGAAAGTATCCTTTATAGACCTATATGATGGTACCACTAATGAAACCCTTAAGGTTGTAATTCCGATCACTGCTTGTCCTGAGGTACAAGGTAAACCATCTTTAAAGACTGGCCAATCCGTGGTTATAAAAAATGCTCATTGGAAATGGACACCTAACCGCGAACAATCTTTCGAGCTGTCATGTTCTAGAGATGATGTTGAGATTCTTGGTGAAGTTGGTGGAGATTTCCCCTTACAAAAGAAGTACGTTAGCCTGAAACAGTTGCGCAAATGGCCTCTTTGGAAGCACAGAACCACTTATTTGGCAAGCTTACTGCGATTTCGCTCTTATATTGAGACAGAATTAACCAAGATACTATCAAATGAAAGCTTTTTTAAGGTACAACCACCTATATTGACTGGAAGTGATTGCGAAGGAGGTGGTGAGCTATTTTACGTTGAGAGTAATGACTCTAGGATTACTCCAGGAGCCTCAaagatgaaatattttggacAGGATACGTATTTGACTGTATCAACACAGTTACACCTGGAGGTTCTTGCCCTGGCTATGAGAAATGTCTGGACGCTGTCCCCATGCTTTCGTGCAGAGAAAAGTGATACCAATCGCCACCTTTCTGAATTCTGGATGCTAGAGGCTGAGATGTGCTTTGTGGACGATGTAAGGGTATTAACCCAATTTGTGGAAGATATCATCAAGAACCTTGTTCGGTCCTTGCTTCTCCAGCAGAATCAGTTATTACCACAATTGGTCCCAGAAGAAGGTGCTGATGCTACAGAAGAGGTCATAAAACAGTGGAATTCCCTCATTAATGACAAATGGACCACAATTACCTATACTGAAGCTATTGAACTTTTGGTTCAACGGCACAGCGGGGAACCGTTTAACCACATACCTAGATGGGGTAACGCTCTTCAAGCTGAACATGAAAAATGGCTTTCCGGTACAAAGTTTGGAGGCCCAGTATTCGTCATAGATTACCCCAAGGATTGCAAGGCTTTTTATATGAAAGTTAACTCCGATAACAAAACGGTCGCTTGTTTCGACCTTTTAGTCCCCGATATGGGTGAAGTTGTTGGTGGAAGCGTTAGAGAAGATGACTACAGAAGGCTTATTGCCGAAATGGAGGCTAGAAAAATGAACATACAAGAATTGTACTGGTACACTGAATTGCGTAAGCATGGCAGCGTTCCCCACAGTGGTTTTGGATTAGGTATGGAAAGGTTGGTTAGCTGGTTGTATGGTAACCACAATATAAGAGATGCGGTTCCGTTCCACAGGGCAGCTAGGTCAACTATACACCTTTAA
- a CDS encoding uncharacterized protein (similar to Ashbya gossypii AEL056W), with protein sequence MTQYKVEDYLNLDDSQFSDSAEEVGIYLTQGNFDESFSSPTASVPVIIAEVPKLSRLSELSLLPQYSSSSSNRVEKKSVQKHKKEKVLKTYVKAIDKTLETSDSSILSSTPSPKSIFSYEFASSLDDERAFSVTEEHLQLPQDDAYINENDSMFKMALEKSPAVSPGEAELIGAQASILAINNNQDFVAEPQVQQNDEKAALDVTSVRSQIFGDISNLERSLELAAINFEEPFEIYSREQFQVPQQQEHYDEVEDEDDEDVGEDEEDDEYEEEEGYSEEQNSGSNDSLQFQATAHQTFNRLHEIRVEMLGGPSMTSSMVPEKRRRKLSIQPLTFDQIRLTHGLLRKTMIRHYDTEDLKIQIKKEIAKEQKAIKDALKRPEKTLRPKKRTISKTRLQDVSINYHQILMGLRDLEVSFSNNHILSSGYWSAKGDAGGITEMRSIVSVLRHQYEHQITFEFIDDDLNPSSVPDGIKLLKFSVISRYCEHLENERYVNGWVHLITYNDLSELLGFALDISDEMIVVNDDSLIFETQNEPWKRLLMRWRSIYDKKLFIISESKEMMQLKIEKAKARGKPFKLDEREKILKEDLFNQLMSYKGLLGAPSKTAKDQALIKTNKLQTLIKIVLEKYCWVDPSQVPEGGYRRLF encoded by the coding sequence ATGACGCAATACAAAGTGGAGGATTACTTGAACTTAGATGACAGTCAGTTCAGTGATTCTGCTGAGGAAGTGGGGATCTATTTGACACAAGGCAATTTTGATGAGAGTTTTTCTAGTCCTACTGCAAGTGTTCCTGTAATCATAGCAGAGGTTCCCAAGCTTTCTAGATTATCAGAGCTTTCTTTGTTACCACAATACAGCAGCAGTTCGAGCAACAGggttgaaaaaaaatcagtTCAGAAGCacaaaaaggaaaaggtGCTCAAGACATATGTGAAGGCCATCGATAAGACGCTGGAGACGTCGGATAGCAGTATTCTCTCTTCAACACCTTCACCGAAATCGATCTTTTCTTATGAATTCGCTTCGTCGTTGGATGATGAGCGAGCATTTTCGGTAACGGAGGAGCATCTCCAATTGCCTCAGGATGATGCATATATTAACGAAAACGATTCCATGTTTAAAATGGCATTAGAAAAATCACCAGCGGTATCGCCTGGTGAAGCAGAACTTATAGGAGCCCAAGCCTCCATTTTGgctattaataataatcagGACTTTGTAGCGGAACCTCAAGTGCAACAGAATGATGAGAAAGCAGCGTTGGACGTAACATCTGTAAGGTCTCAAATTTTTGGAGATATATCAAATCTTGAGCGGTCTTTAGAATTAGCTGCAATAAACTTTGAAGAGCCATTTGAGATATATTCACGGGAACAGTTTCAAGTgccgcagcagcaagaGCATTATGATGAAGtggaggatgaggatgacgaGGACGTTGGggaagatgaggaagacgatgaatatgaagaagaggagggTTATAGTGAGGAACAAAACTCAGGTAGTAATGATTCTCTACAATTTCAGGCAACCGCACATCAGACGTTCAATCGTCTACACGAAATTAGGGTTGAAATGTTAGGTGGGCCTTCTATGACTAGTTCTATGGTTCCTGAAAAGAGAAGGAGAAAATTGAGTATTCAGCCCTTGACTTTCGATCAAATTAGACTAACGCACGGACTCTTGCGCAAGACAATGATTCGTCATTATGATACTGAAGATCTTAAAATTCAGataaagaaagaaattgcCAAGGAGCAAAAAGCTATAAAGGATGCCTTAAAGCGTCCCGAAAAGACTCTACGCCCGAAGAAAAGAACGATAAGCAAAACAAGATTACAAGATGTTTCCATTaattatcatcaaatattaatGGGTTTGAGAGATTTGGAAGTCTCTTTCTCTAATAATCACATTTTATCGTCAGGTTACTGGTCTGCTAAAGGTGACGCTGGGGGCATCACTGAAATGCGGTCTATTGTTTCAGTGCTACGCCATCAGTACGAACACCAGATAACATTCgaatttattgatgatgatctaAACCCCAGCTCTGTCCCAGATGGTatcaaattgttgaaattcTCCGTAATTTCACGGTACTGCGAACACTTAGAAAACGAACGTTATGTCAATGGCTGGGTTCATTTGATAACTTATAATGATTTGAGTGAATTGTTGGGATTTGCATTGGATATATCCGATGAGATGATTGTTGTCAATGATGACTCATTAATTTTTGAAACTCAGAATGAACCATGGAAACGCTTGTTGATGAGATGGAGGTCTATTTATGACAAGAAACTCTTTATCATTTCTGAATCAAAAGAGATGATGCAGCTCAAGATAGAAAAGGCAAAAGCACGCGGTAAGCCATTTAAGTTAGACGAAAGAGAGAAGAtattaaaagaagatcTTTTTAACCAACTAATGTCTTATAAAGGGTTATTAGGAGCACCTTCAAAGACCGCAAAAGATCAAGCACTTATTAAAACTAATAAGTTGCAGACACTCATAAAAATCGTTTTAGAGAAATACTGCTGGGTAGATCCTTCGCAAGTCCCTGAGGGTGGATACAGAAGATTGTTTTAA
- the URA3 gene encoding orotidine-5'-phosphate decarboxylase (similar to Ashbya gossypii AEL059W) — protein MSTKTYKERAVAHASPVAAKLLTLMHEKSTNLCASVDVRTTKKLLELADTLGPHICLLKTHVDILTDFDMEKTIKPLKELAAKHKFMIFEDRKFADIGNTVKLQYSSGVYRISEWSDITNAHGITGPSVIAGLKQAAETATTEPRGLLMLAELSSAGSLAHGDYTKGVVEMAKTDKDFVMGFIAQGDMGGRDQGFDWIIMTPGVNLDEKGDSLGQQYRSVEDVVAGGSDVIIVGRGLFSNGRDPAVEGARYRKACWDAYLKRIRK, from the coding sequence ATGTCCACCAAAACTTATAAGGAAAGAGCAGTTGCGCACGCATCTCCTGTTGCTGCTAAGTTGTTGACGTTGATGCATGAGAAAAGCACCAATCTGTGTGCTTCTGTGGATGTGCGTACTACCAAAAAGCTTTTAGAGCTGGCAGATACGTTAGGCCCCCACATATGTCTACTGAAGACTCACGTTGACATTTTGACAGATTTTGACATGGAGAAAACTATCAAACCACTGAAGGAGCTAGCTGCGAAGCATAAGTTCATGATTTTTGAAGATAGAAAGTTTGCAGACATTGGAAACACCGTGAAGTTGCAATACTCTTCAGGGGTGTACAGAATTAGTGAATGGTCAGATATAACCAATGCCCATGGTATAACTGGCCCAAGTGTCATCGCGGGGTTAAAACAAGCTGCAGAAACTGCTACAACGGAGCCAAGAGGTTTGCTGATGTTAGCTGAGTTGTCCTCGGCTGGGTCGTTGGCCCATGGAGACTACACTAAAGGGGTTGTTGAAATGGCCAAGACCGACAAAGATTTTGTTATGGGGTTTATTGCGCAAGGAGATATGGGGGGTAGAGACCAAGGTTTCGATTGGATAATAATGACACCTGGTGTTAACCTAGATGAAAAGGGCGATTCTTTGGGTCAACAATACAGATCCGTAGAGGATGTGGTTGCTGGCGGCAGCGATGTCATCATTGTGGGGAGAGGTTTGTTCTCGAATGGAAGAGATCCAGCTGTCGAAGGTGCGCGTTATAGAAAAGCCTGCTGGGATGCATACTTGAAAAGGATTCGCAAGTAG
- a CDS encoding uncharacterized protein (similar to Ashbya gossypii AEL060C): MADKSYTYSVEEPNVPPSSSSFIGAVTAGGRSMVIQFTSFYLRAPMKIFRPAKYDYTYYLRVLSDHDNKALDNKIYKQSGYRSSRSWFWNPKYTYFLENSSIGVLTKALNKYGWKVLPDRVLPPLLLNSAAGVVLYTTYLSSLSYFGSSSENESGGHPAISNVLKAGFLAGTAQAIASAPIDAIYTRSSANELLSLTKKHSNLWQYGIAKFKEIGLIGCFGGFGLSFLKESLGFAVYFTTFEFLKGQACSGIVASVNRYRELKYSTAYSHILNPYKEESNENQEPVSTSFVSKRELEWFQRSFTFVGGVTAAFFLQLIQYPMLKLQKVHITRLEAIDIYQKAVENKSNSYPVKSLQAAKLKVRPRDTGLIHLYYNSYLDTFEHIKFLNKNTSIRRWLYKGFIRNTLALIPGTTAGLLVLEYMRSNLDDELDVRKFVE; encoded by the coding sequence ATGGCAGATAAGTCATATACTTATTCCGTTGAGGAGCCGAATGTACCtccatcatcttcctcattTATTGGCGCTGTGACAGCAGGCGGAAGATCAATGGTAATTCAATTTACATCGTTTTATCTGCGTGCTCCCATGAAGATTTTTAGACCTGCAAAATATGACTACACTTATTACCTCAGGGTTCTGTCAGATCATGATAATAAAGCGttagataataaaatatataagCAGAGTGGATATAGGAGCAGTAGGAGCTGGTTTTGGAATCCAAAATATACGTATTTCCTGGAGAATTCGTCGATTGGTGTGTTGACAAAAGCTTTGAATAAATATGGGTGGAAAGTGCTTCCTGATAGAGTTTTACCTCCTCTGCTATTGAATTCTGCTGCCGGTGTGGTTCTTTATACTACCTATTTGTCTAGTTTGTCATATTTTGGCAGTTCCTCTGAGAACGAATCAGGAGGACATCCTGCGATTTCAAATGTGCTAAAAGCGGGATTTTTGGCTGGTACAGCTCAGGCAATTGCATCAGCACCTATTGACGCCATTTATACAAGATCTTCTGCTAATGAGCTCCTTTCGTTAACCAAGAAACATAGCAATTTGTGGCAATATGGAATTGCAAAGTTCAAAGAAATAGGGCTTATTGGTTGCTTTGGTGGTTTTGGCctttcctttttaaaagAGAGTCTTGGTTTTGCAGTATATTTCACCACTTTCGAATTTCTCAAAGGTCAGGCATGTAGCGGGATTGTTGCATCCGTCAACAGATATCGTGAGCTCAAATATTCTACCGCGTATTCCCATATATTAAATCCATATAAAGAAGAATCTAATGAGAACCAGGAACCGGTTTCCACTTCTTTTGTGAGCAAAAGAGAATTAGAATGGTTTCAAAGAAGTTTTACCTTTGTGGGTGGTGTTACAGCGGCATTTTTCTTACAATTGATTCAATACCCAATGCTGAAGTTACAGAAAGTTCACATAACAAGGTTAGAGGCAATCGATATCTACCAAAAAGCAGTAGAAAATAAATCAAATTCATATCCAGTAAAAAGCTTGCAGGCAGCAAAACTGAAGGTGCGACCACGGGATACTGGATTGATTCACCTATATTATAATTCCTACCTTGACACTTTTGAACACATAAAATTtctaaataaaaataccagTATTCGACGTTGGTTGTACAAAGGCTTCATTAGGAATACGCTAGCACTTATTCCTGGAACTACAGCAGGCTTGCTTGTTTTGGAATACATGCGAAGTAATCTAGACGATGAACTTGATGTTAGGAAATTTGTAGAGTGA
- the TIM9 gene encoding protein transporter TIM9 (similar to Ashbya gossypii AEL058W) codes for MDALNSREQQEFQKLVEQKQMKDFMRLYSNLVERCFSDCVNDFTSSKLTSKEQSCIMRCSEKFLKHSERVGQRFQEQNAALNQSLGR; via the coding sequence ATGGATGCATTGAATTCCAGAGAACAGCAGGAGTTCCAAAAGTTGGtggaacaaaaacaaatgaaAGATTTCATGCGTTTATACTCCAACTTGGTTGAGAGATGTTTCAGTGACTGTGTTAATGACTTCACCTCCTCTAAATTGACAAGCAAGGAACAATCCTGTATAATGAGATGCTCTGAGAAATTCTTAAAACACAGTGAACGTGTGGGACAGCGTTTCCAAGAACAAAATGCGGCTTTAAACCAAAGTTTGGGTCGTTAA
- the PXP1 gene encoding putative indolepyruvate decarboxylase family protein (similar to Ashbya gossypii AEL055C) has product MKINEKLSIALKQYGVEVVFGIVGIPIVEVAESFVEHGIRFIGCRNEQSCSYAASAYGYLTGKPGVLLVVGGPGVIHALAGVYNSFVNKWPLLVLAGSSENEYYEGFQELDQLSVMSRWCKFYGRINTGNLSHLVYTAMKTSMLQNAVTYIDIPGGLIEEKAKSSDELPKKMEIAHIRCGPDIQRVKEVATIMQSGKKILVVVGRGSANYPAEVRAFLEKYQLPFLPTPMAKGIVPDTHELNVNGARSLALKSAEVVLILGARLNWILHFGLEPKWSDDACFIQVDRDLSALGTNNPRGVNFSVHSDIGLFIEACDNVLPKTWKNDGVDEKILSKIHSNGKAMKEKEIIPEGSALRYHGVYAKLREFIDDKSTIMVLEGANTMDIARVSFPTSYQKHRLDAGTSATMGVGIGYAMAAKVANPSKFVVALEGDSAFGFSAMELETIARNKLGIVVVVMNNGGIYMGNTNKRIERTTDLLPECRYDILAQGLGCNGVLIRTLDELGNEFPKALQNSAKGITTVLNVLIEPGKTSKVSFGWRVKSNM; this is encoded by the coding sequence ATGAAGATCAATGAGAAGTTGTCCATTGCTCTAAAGCAGTACGGTGTTGAGGTGGTATTTGGTATTGTTGGTATTCCAATTGTAGAGGTTGCTGAAAGTTTTGTTGAGCATGGAATCAGGTTTATCGGGTGCCGTAATGAACAAAGCTGTTCATATGCTGCAAGCGCTTACGGATATCTAACAGGAAAACCAGGTGTTCTTTTAGTTGTGGGTGGTCCGGGGGTTATTCATGCACTGGCAGGTGTATACAATTCTTTTGTCAACAAGTGGCCACTATTAGTTCTTGCTGGTAGTAGCGAAAATGAATACTACGAGGGCTTTCAAGAGTTAGACCAGCTCAGTGTTATGTCCCGTTGGTGCAAATTCTATGGTAGAATTAACACTGGAAATTTATCTCATTTAGTATACACAGCTATGAAGACTTCGATGTTGCAAAATGCGGTGACTTATATTGATATCCCTGGTGGATTAATAGAGGAAAAGGCTAAAAGTAGCGATGAGCTGCCTAAAAAAATGGAGATAGCTCACATACGTTGTGGACCTGATATTCAAAGAGTCAAAGAAGTTGCAACGATCATGCAAAGTGGTAAAAAAATACTCGTTGTTGTGGGCAGAGGCAGTGCAAACTATCCTGCTGAAGTGAGAGCATTCTTGGAAAAATACCAATTGCCATTTCTACCCACCCCCATGGCTAAGGGGATAGTTCCTGACACCCATGAGCTCAATGTCAATGGTGCGAGATCGTTGGCCTTAAAGAGCGCAGAAGTTGTTCTTATACTAGGTGCTCGTTTGAATTGGATTCTGCATTTTGGTCTTGAACCAAAGTGGAGTGACGATGCCTGTTTTATTCAAGTTGATCGTGATTTATCTGCACTAGGCACTAATAATCCAAGGGGTGTTAATTTTAGTGTGCATAGTGATATCGGGCTTTTTATTGAAGCTTGTGATAATGTGTTACCTAAGACCTGGAAGAATGATGGAGTCGATGAAAAGATCTTGAGCAAAATACATTCTAACGGGAAGGCAATGAAAGAAAAGGAGATTATTCCAGAAGGTAGTGCGTTGCGTTATCATGGAGTATATGCAAAATTGCGTGAATTTATCGATGACAAGAGTACTATTATGGTACTCGAAGGTGCTAACACTATGGATATTGCTCGTGTTAGCTTTCCCACAAGTTACCAAAAACATCGTTTGGATGCTGGAACTAGTGCTACAATGGGTGTTGGAATCGGTTATGCCATGGCTGCAAAGGTCGCTAATCCGTCAAAATTCGTAGTTGCTCTAGAGGGCGACTCTGCATTTGGTTTCTCAGCAATGGAGTTGGAGACGATTGCAAGAAACAAGTTGGGAATAGTTGTTGTAGTGATGAACAACGGTGGTATCTACATGGGCAATACAAATAAGCGTATAGAGCGCACCACAGACCTATTACCAGAGTGCCGTTATGATATTTTAGCCCAAGGCTTAGGCTGTAATGGTGTATTAATCCGTACCCTGGACGAATTAGGCAATGAATTCCCGAAGGCACTTCAAAACTCGGCCAAAGGTATCACCACCGTTTTAAATGTGCTCATTGAACCTGGTAAGACATCCAAAGTTTCTTTTGGATGGAGGGTTAAAAGTAACATGTAA